Proteins co-encoded in one Papaver somniferum cultivar HN1 chromosome 5, ASM357369v1, whole genome shotgun sequence genomic window:
- the LOC113279204 gene encoding uncharacterized protein LOC113279204, whose protein sequence is MHVCRKYNRDADALEFISSMLKDRNTTAVQVGRIYEPSIEGPISGAEETLDVQTRSMREADKGETNEEIKKSDDEAEESDKDQSMSYESNENEAEDDWRVPIHMYLDKGTLPADVKEARKLESKEAMYNLRDGILYRRSFLGTLM, encoded by the coding sequence ATGCATGTATGCCGAAAATACAACAGAGACGCAGATGCCTTAGAATTCATATCCTCTATGCTAAAGGATAGAAATACCACCGCTGTGCAAGTTGGAAGGatatatgaaccttcgatagaaggacccaTCTCAGGTGCTGAGGAGACTTTGGATGTTCAAACTCGGTCCATGAGAGAAGCAGACAAAGGAGAAACCaacgaagaaataaaaaaatcagaTGACGAAGCCGAAGAGTCTGACAAAGACCAATCCATGTCATACGAAAGTAACGAAAACGAAGcagaagatgactggagagttcCAATCCACatgtaccttgacaaaggtaccttaccagctGATGTTAAGGAAGCTCGGAAACTCGAATCAAAAGAAGCAATGTACAACCTTCGTGACGGCATACTGTATAGGAGGTCATTCCTCGGAACTCTGATGTGA